The genome window TTTTGCGCGGCCAGCACTTCGGCCTCGAGCTCGGCCTGCACGGCCTCGTGCTCCTGGTCCGACCACCATCCGAGCCGGGTCAGGTGCTGGCGCAGGCGGGCGATCGGGTCGCCCAGCGGGAAGCGGCTGTAGTCGTCCGCCGGGCGGTAGCGCGACGGGTCGTCCGAGGTCGAGTGCGGGCCGGCGCGGTAGGTGACCCATTCGATCAGGGCCGGTCCCAGGTTGCTGCGGGCGCGCTCGGCGGCCCAGCGCGAGGCCGCCAGCACGGCCAGGAAGTCGTTGCCGTCCACGCGCAGCGAGGCGATGCCGCTGCCGATGCCGCGAGTGGCAAAGGTGACCGACTCGCCGCCGGCGATGGCCTGGAAGGTCGAGATCGCCCACTGGTTGTTGACCACGTTGAGGATCACCGGGGCGCGGTAGACGTGGGCGAAGGTGAGGGCGGTGGAGAAATCGGATTCGGCGGTGGCGCCGTCGCCGATCCAGGCCGAGGCGATTTTCGTGTCGCCTTTGATGGCGGAGGCCATGGCCCAGCCCACGGCTTGCGGATACTGGGTCGCGAGGTTGCCCGAGATGGTGAAGAAGCCGGCGCGGCGCACCGAGTACATCACCGGGAGCTGGCGGCCCTTGAGCGGATCGCGCTCATTGGACAGCAACTGGCAGATCATCTCGACCATCGGCACTTCGCGCGCCATCAGCAGGCTTTGCTGGCGGTAAGTCGGGAAATTCATGTCGCCATCCTGGAGCGCGAGCGCATGCGCGGTGCCGATGGCTTCCTCGCCGAGCGAGGTCATGTAGAAGGACATCTTCTTCTGGCGCTGGGCGATCACCATGCGCGCGTCGAAGATGCGCGTCTTCATCATGGTGCGCAGGCCGAAGCGCAGCAGCTCGCGGTCGGGCTCCTCGGCCCAGGGGCCGACGGCGTCGCCGTTTTCGTCGAGCACGCGGATCAGGCTGGACGCGATATCGCTGGTATCGAGCGGCGCCACGTCGACAGGGGGACGCCGGACGCTGCCGGCGGGACTTACCTGGAGATACGAAAAATCGGTCTTGCAGCCCGGGCGGCCGGTAGGCTCCGGTACGTGCAGCGACAGAGGTTGACTCTGGCTCATATTCACTTTCCCTTTTTGAGGTGTTGTGCAGCAAGGGAATGATAAAGCCGCCAGCCCTTCGCGCGCTTGCGCTGGCGAACTATTTTCATTTTGCTCTGCAACATTTGCCCCTGCGCCTGACAGGGGAAACGGGGCACCTTAGCATGCCCCGGGGGCGGGAAAAATGAGCCGCGACAAGGAAGCGGCGGTGCTAGCGGTTGGTGAGGGTGACGCCAGCAGCGACCAGCACGCCGCCGGCGACCATCGAAGCCAGCACCTGCTCGCCCAGCAGCAGGGCGGCCAGGCTGATGCCGAACACCGGCACCAGGTTGTTGAAGACGGCGGTGCGCGAGGCGCCGATGGCTTTCACGCCCTCGTAGTACCAGATGAAGCCGAGCACGGTGCCGAAGGCGCCCAGGTAGGCGATGCTGGTCCAGACCTGCCAGCCGATGAGGCTCCAGTCCTGGCGCAGCAGGTCGGGCGCGGCGCCGATCAGGAGGAAGAGCAGGCCCCACAGGGCCGCGTAGGTGGTGGCGGCGATCGGCGACAGGCCCTTCAGGGCCGCGCGGCCGACCAGGGTGTAGGCGGCCCAGCTGCTGATCGCGCACAGCATCAGGAGTTCGCCCTTGCCGAGCGACTGGCCGAGGTCGTGCAGAGCGGCGAGCGGATCGCCGCGGGTGATCACGATGGCGGCGCCGACGAAGGCGAGGGCGATGCCGGCCCACTTGAGCGCATGCAGGCGCTCGCGCAGCAGCACGGCGGCGGCCAGAGCGGTCACGATGGGATTGAGGGCGATGAAGAGGGCCGCGCGGCCGGCGGGCATGCTGCCCAGCGCGCCGAAGAAGCACAGGTTGTAGAGGAAGATGCCGGTCAGGCCGAGGGCGGCGGTGGCGCCGACCTGCTTGGCGGACAGGCGCGGCAGCCCGCCCTCCATCTTCCAGGCCACGGCCAGCAGCAGCGCGGCGGCCAGGGCGAAGCGCAGGGCGGCGGCGGTCATGGGCGGCAGCGCGTGGGCGACGATGCGGCCGGCGATGAAGGTGCCGCCCCAGAACAGGGTGACGAGGACGAGTTTGCCGTACACGAGCTGGTTTTTCATTTTTTCGGCTTGCCTTGCGGGTTGGGGTAGGCATACATTAATGCTTATCCCAACTCATGCGCAAATGAGCGAATGCTCATGGCACCATACCCATGACCTTTACCCAGCTCGAAATCTTCGTGATGGTGGCCGAGATGCGCGGCTTCACCCTGGCCGCGCTTCGCTTGGGCATCAGCCAGTCGGCCGTCTCGCATGCGATCCGCTCGCTGGAGCAGGAACTGAGCGTGCAACTGGTGGAGCGCCAGCAGGCCGGGGTCGAGGTCACCGAGCTCGGACGGCGGCTCCTGGTGCGGGCGCGTGAGATCCTCGGCCTGCAGGAAGCGATGCGCCAGGACGCGGCGGTGGCGCGCGGCCTGAACCAGGGCCTGATCCGGATCGGCTCCTTCGGGCCGACGTCCTCGCTCAAGCTGCTGCCGGCGATCCTGCGGGCCTACCGGGCGCGCTATCCGGGCATCGAGGTGCAGATCGACGAGGGGCCCGACGCGGCCGTGATCCAGTGGGTGGCGGACCGGCGCGTGGACGTGGGCTTCGCGGTGCTTCCGGACGAGCGTTTCGACGCGGTGCCGCTGGTGGAAGACCAGCTCATGGCCCTGCTGCACCGCGACCATCCCCTGGCGGCCAAGCGCGCCGTCACCTTGCAGGAGCTGGCCCAGGATCCCTTCATCATGCCGGAGCAGGGCTGTTCGGCGCTGGTGGAGCCGCTGTTCGCCCAGGCCGGGCTGAGCCCCCGGGTGCGCTACCGGATGTCGCAGATGGTGACGGTGCTGGGCCTGGTGGACGTGGGGGACGGCATCACGGTGATGCCCGAGCTGGCGCTGCCGGACGCGATGGACGAGACCCATCCGCGCATCGTGGCGCGGCCGCTGCGGCCGATGGTCAAGCGGCGGGTCGGACTGGTGTTCCGCAGCCTGGCCCAGGCCGCGCCGGCGGTGCAGGCCTTCGCCGAGATCGCGCGCCTGGCGGCCAGGGACATCGGGCGGCGCGAGCCGCCCCAGCAGGCCGCCGCCTAGTTTAAACGGCCGCCGCCGCGCGCACGCGCCGTTCGCGCACGAGGTAGCCGAGGCAGAGCGCCCCCAGCCACACCGGGATCAGGTAGACCGCGAGCTCGAAGCCGGTCAGCAGCATCGCGATCAGGAGCGCCGCCACGAAGGCCAGGCACAGGTAGTTCGACAGCGGATAGAAGGGGCTGGGGAATACCGTCTTGTGGCCCTCGCGGTCCTTCTGCCGGCGGAAGCGCAGGTGTCCCCACGAGATCATGGCCCAGTTGATCACCAGGGCCGCCACCGCCAGCATCATCATCATGCCCAGCGCCTCGCCCGGCAGGAAGTACATGACCGCGATCGCCACCAGGGTGGCCGCCGCCGAGACGGCCAGCGCCGCCAGCGGCACCCCGCGTTTCGAGACCAGCAGCAGCGCGCGCGGGGCGTTGCCCTGCTGGGCCAGGCCGAACAGCATGCGGCTGTTGGCGTACACGCAGCCGTTGTACACCGACAGGGCCGCCGTCAGCACCACGAAGTTGAGCGCGTGGGCGACCACGCCGCTGTCCAGCTCCTTGAAGATGAGCACAAAGGGACTGCCGCCCTCGATCACCTTCTGCCAGGGGTAGAGCGAGAGCAGCACGGCCAGCGCGCCGATGTAGAAGATCAGGATGCGGTACAGGGCGTTGTTGGTCGCGCGCGGGATGGTGCGGCTCGGATCGTCCGCCTCGGCGGCGGTCAGGCCGATGAACTCCAGGCCACCGAAGGAGAACATGATGATCGCCATCGACATCGCCAGGCCGGTGAGGCCGTTGGGGAAGAAGCCGCCGTGGCGCCACAGGTTGGCCACGCCCGCCTCCGGCCCGGCGCCGCCGCTGGCCAGCAGCCAGATGCCGAACACGATCATGCCGACCACGGCCACCACCTTGATCAGCGCGAACCAGAATTCCATCTCGCCGAAGGCCTTCACGTTCATCAGGTTGACCGCGTTGACCAGCACGAAGAAGCCGAGGGCTGTGACCCAGGTCGGCAGTTCAGGGAACCAGTACTGCATGTAGATGCCCAGGGCCGAGAGCTCGGCCAGGCTGACGAGGATGTACATCACCCAGTAGTTCCAGCCCGAGACGAAGCCGGCCATGCGGCCGCAGTACTTGTCCGCGAAATGGCTGATCGAACCCGCGACCGGTTCGTCGACGATCATCTCGGCGAGCTGGCGGATGATCAGGAAGGCGACCGCGCCCGCGATGGCATAGCCCAGCAGGACCGCCGGCCCGGCCATCTTGACGGTGGAGGCGACACCGAGGAACAGTCCGGTGCCGATGGCCCCGCCGAGGGCGATGAGCTGGATATGGCGGTTCTTGAGTCCGCGTTTGAGTTCGTTCTGCGCGTCTTGCATCGTCGGCCTTGTCGTTGGAATTGCCAGAAAGCTAGGGATTCTACTGCATCCGAGACGGGAGTTACGCGGCGGCGCGGGCCGTGGACGCGCGGGGGAGCGCCGTCGCCGCGTACGGCAGCGATTAGTTATACTGCAGGCAACTCACAACGCCGGAGCGTCGACCATGTCATCCCAATCCGCCTCCTCCCTGCTGCGCGCCATGTTCGACGCTGCGATCGGCGCGGCGCTCCCGCAGCGCTGCATCCAGGCCCACCTGCCGCCGCCTCCGCGCGGGCGGACGCTGGTGCTCGGCGCGGGCAAGGCGGCCGCCAGCATGGCCCAGGCCCTCGAGTCACATTGGCCGGGCCCGCTGGAAGGACTGGTGGTCACGCGCTACGGCTACAAGGTGCCGACCCGGTCGGTCGAGGTGGTGGAGGCGGCCCATCCGGTGCCGGACGCGGCCGGGCTGGCCGCCGCGCAGCGAATGCTGGCGCTGACGAAGGGATTGAACGAAGACGACCTCGTGATCTGCCTGATTTCCGGCGGCGGATCGGCGCTGTTGCCGCTGCCCGCGCCCGGAGTAACAATCGCCGACAAGCAATCCATCAACAAGGCGCTGCTCGCCAGCGGCGCGACGATCTCGGAAATGAATTGCGTGCGGCGCCACCTGTCGGCCATCAAGGGCGGGCGCCTGGCGGCGGCCTGCCATCCGGCGCGCGTGGTGACGCTCCTGATTTCGGACGTGCCGGGGGACGACCCGATCGACATCGCCTCGGGGCCGACCGTGGCCGACCCGAGCACCTGCGCCGATGCGCTGGAGGTGGTGCGGCGCTACGGCATCGTCCTGCCGGAGGCCGCGCGGCGGCTGCTGGAGAGCGGGGAGGGCGAGAGCGTGAAGCCGGGCGACCCGAGGCTCGCGCGCGCCGAGGCCCACCTGATCGCCACGCCGCAGATGGCGCTGGAGGCGGCGGCGCGGGTGGGCGAAGCGGCCGGGGTGGCGGTGCACATCCTGGGCGACAGCCTGGAGGGGGAGGCGCGCAGCGCGGGCAGCCTGCTGGGCGGGATCGCGCGGCAGGTGGCGGAGCGCGGCCAGCCCTTCAGGCCGCCGTGCATATTGCTGTCGGGTGGGGAGACCACGGTGACGGTGCGTGGCAAGGGGCGGGGCGGGCGGAATGTCGAGTTCCTGCTGGCGCTGGCGCTCGCCTTGCGCGGGCATCCGAAGGTGCATGCCCTGGCTGGCGATACCGATGGGGTGGATGGGATCGAGGAGATCGCCGGGGCGCTGGTGCGGCCCGACACGCTGGCGCGGGCCTGGGCGATGGGGGTCAATCCGGCGCGGCGGCTGGATGAGAACGACGGGCATGGGTTCTTCGAGGCGTTGGGGGATTCGGTGGTGACCGGGCCGACGCTGACGAATGTGAATGATTTTAGGGCGATTTATATCGCGTAGTGGAAGCGGTGGTCAGTGATCGCTGTGGCGGCAAATGTGCGCCGTAGATGAGTCTTGCAGGTGCGATCAATGTACAGCTAAACCCTTATTCGTTACCCCCCAAAACCGTCGTTCCGGCGAAGGCCGGAACCTAAGTTTAGTTGAGTAGCCACTCACGTAAACTTGGGTTCCGGCCTTCGCCGGAACGACGTGCTACTGATAACTCTTACTCTCAATCAGAAGTAGCGCCGGGTCGGCTTCACCGAATACGTCTGCTTGAACACCCGCTTCTGGATCTGCCGCCACACAAAGCCGGCCACCGCCATCATGATCATCTTGCGCATGAGAATCTCCTCTAAAGTAAAACCACGTCATGCATCACGATAGCGCGTCCAGCCCCCGGGTGGCGCGAGCTAGGGGCCGATGCGCGATCTAGCGGCCGGCGTCCGAGTTTAGCGACTGGTCCGCGAAGTCGCGATCTGGTCGAGCACATGCTTGGGCACGGCGGAGTACTGCTTGAACTCCATCGTGTAGGTCGCCCGTCCCTGGGTCAGCGAACGCAGCGTGGTCGAGTAGCCGAACATCTCGGCCAGCGGAACCAGGGCCTTGACCAGCTTGCCCCCGCCGCCCGGGATCTCGTCCATACCCTGCACCATGCCGCGCCGGGTCGACAAATCGCCCATCACGTTGCCGGTGAATTCCTCGGGCGTTTCCACCTCCACCTGCATCATCGGCTCGAGCAGCTCGGGCGCGGCCTTGCGCATGCCGTCCTTGAAGGCCATCGAGGCCGCCATCCGGAACGCGTTCTCGTTCGAGTCGACGTCGTGGTAGGAGCCGAAGGTGAGGGTGGCGCGCACGTCCACCACCGGGTAGCCGGCCAGCACACCCGCCTGCAGGGTCTCCTGGATGCCCTTGTCCACCGCCGGGATGTACTCGCGCGGCACCACGCCGCCCTTGATCGCGTCGACGAACTCGTAGCCCTTGCCCGGCTCCATCGGCTCGAGCTTGAGCACCACGTGGCCGTACTGGCCCTTGCCGCCCGACTGCTTGACGAACTTGCCCTCGATGTTCTCGACCGTGTTGCGGATGGTCTCGCGGTAAGCCACCTGGGGCTTGCCGACCGTGGCCTCGACGCCGAACTCGCGCTTCATGCGGTCCACCAGGATCTCCAGGTGCAGCTCGCCCATGCCCGACATGATGGTCTGGCCCGATTCCTCGTCGGTGTGGACGCGGAAGGACGGGTCCTCCTGCGCCAGGCGGTTGAGGGCGATGCCCATCTTTTCCTGGTCGGCCTTGGTCTTCGGCTCCACCGCCTGCGAGATCACCGGCTCGGGGAAGGCCATCTTCTCCAGCACGATCACATTGTCCGGGTCGCTCAGGGTGTCGCCGGTGGTCACCGCCTTCAGGCCGACCGCCGCCGCGATGTCGCCGGCGAACACTTCCTTGATCTCCTTGCGCTCGTTGGCGTGCATCTGCAGGATGCGGCCCAGGCGCTCCTTCTGGCCCTTGGTCGGGTTGTACACGGTGTCGCCCGAGTTCACCACGCCCGAGTAGACCCGGAAGAAGGTCAGCTGGCCGACGAAAGGATCGGTCATGATCTTGAAAGCGAGCGCCGAGAACGGCTCCTCGTCCGAAGGATGACGCTCGATCTCCCTGTCGTCCTCGTCATGACCGGCGATGGCGGGCACGTCCACCGGCGAGGGCAGGTATTCGATCACCGCGTCGAGCATCGCCTGCACGCCCTTGTTCTTGAAGGCGCTGCCGGCCAGCATCGGCACGATCTCGTTGCGGATGGTGCGCGCGCGCAGCGCGGCCTTGATCTCGTCCTCGCTCAGGGTCTCGCCGTTCAGGTACTTCTCGGTGAGCTCGGGCGTGGCCTCGGCCGCGGCCTCGACCATCGTCTCGTGCCACTTGGCGGCCAGCTCCTTCAGCTCGCCCGGAATGTCCTCGTACTCGAACTTGACGCCCTGGCTGGCGTCGTCCCAGCGGATCGCGCGCATCTTGACCAGGTCGATCACGCCCTCGAAATGGTCCTCGGCGCCGAGCGGAATCTGGATCGGCACTGCATTGCCCTTGAGGCGGTCGCGGATCTGCTGCTGGACGCGGAAGAAGTCCGCGCCCACGCGGTCCATCTTGTTGACGAAGGCGATGCGCGGCACCTTGTACTTGTTCGCCTGACGCCACACGGTCTCGGACTGGGGCTGGACACCGCCCACCGAGTCGTAGACCATCACCGCGCCGTCCAGCACCCGCATCGAGCGCTCGACCTCGATGGTGAAGTCGACGTGGCCCGGGGTGTCGATGATGTTGATGCGGTGCTCGGGGAAGTTGCTGCCCATGCCCTTCCAAAAGGCCGTGGTCGCGGCCGAGGTGATCGTGATGCCGCGTTCCTGTTCCTGCTCCATCCAGTCCATGGTCGCCGCCCCATTGTGCACCTCGCCGATCTTGTGATTGACGCCGGTGTAGAACAGGATGCGCTCGGTGGTCGTGGTTTTGCCGGCATCGATGTGGGCGCTGATGCCGATGTTGCGGTAACGCTCAATGGGGGTCTTACGGCTCATCACAATCTCCTGTGCTTGCGGAATGCCTATCTCGGGATGTATTGCTGAGTTTCAAGTTGGGCAGGCATTCAATGTAACTGAAGTGCGCACGCTTTGCTGGTGGCGGGGCCGTTTTCTCTCCCCTGTGGCGGAGGCGCGCGCAGCGCTTCGGTGGGGCATGCGAAGCCCATGCTGCCAAGAGGGGCGCTGGTAGGAATTCACGGCTGAGTTATGAGAGAATCAAGGGCTTCGCTTCGCTAACACCACCCTTTTTCAGAACGTATGTACACCTCGCGCCGTCCCGCTTCCTCCCTGCTTCCGTCGCTCCGCGTTTCCTGCCTCTGCCTTTCCGCTCTGGGCGGCGTCCTGCTGGCCGCCGGTCCCGCCGCCGCCTGGCAGACCCAGGAGGCGCAGCCCGGAACCGGGCAGCCGGCGCGGGTGGGCACGGCGCCAGCCGCCGCGACCCCGACCGCTACAACGCCGACTGCTGGGCAGCCGGCTGCTGCGCCGCCTGCGACGGCCAACCCGCCGGTATCCTCGACGGTGGAAGTGACGGCCGCGCGCCAGTCCAACCGCATCGACCGCCAGAGCTACGACGTCAAGGCCGATCCGGCCAGCACCAACGACAGCGTGGCCGACACCCTGAACAAGGTGCCTTCAGTTGCGGTGGACGCGGACGGCAACGTCTCCCTGCGCGGCCGCAACAACGTGCAGATCCTGGTCGACGGCAAGCCCTCGGCCATGATGCAGGGCGATAACCGGGCCGCCGCCCTGCAGGCCCTGCCGGCCGGCGACCTGGAGTCGGTGGAGGTGATCAACAATCCGGGCGCCCAGTTCGGCAACGAGGGCGGCGGCGGTCCGATCATCAACCTGGTGATGCGGCGCGAGCGCCGCCCCGGCGGCTTCGGCGCGCTCAACGCCAATGCCGGCACCAAGGGCCGCTACAACGCGTCGGCCTTCGGCAGCTACACGGCCGGCCGCGTGAGCTGGCAGGGCAGCATGTACGGCCGCCACGACCGCCGCGAGTCGAGCGGCGAGACGGTGCGCGAGCGCATCGATCCGGTGACCCGGGCCGCCGCTGGCAGCGTCCAGAACATCAGCGGCGAAACGGTCAACGACATCGGCGGCTTCAACGGCTCGGTCACCTACAACCTCGGCGAGAAGGACGTGCTGGGCGCGAGCCTGGGCTACAACGCGGTCAACGGCGACGGCGACAATGCCGAGTACTACCGCGGCACGCGCGCCGACGGCAGCGTGGATAGCGAGTACCTGCGCACCACCGAGCGCGACAACCGGAACCGCAACTACAACGCCAGCCTGCGCCTGGACCACAAGGGCGAGGCGCCCGGCGAGCTGCTCAAGCTCGACCTGCGCCTGTCCGGCACCGACGCCGACAGCGACGCGCGCTACGCCAGCCGCTACACCGTGCGTCCGGCCAACGCCCAGAACCCCTTCAACCGCCAGGAAGGCGTGAACGACACCCGCGTGATCGACTTCACCGGCGACTACGAGCGCCCGGTCGAGAACGGCATCGTCAAGCTGGGCTACAAGCTGGCCCGCACCCGCAGCGTGGGCGACAACCTGTTCATCGACATCGATCCGGTCACCGGCGTGGAGCGGGTGAACAGCAACCGCACCAACCGCTTCGAGCTGGACGACACCACCTACGCCGTGTACGGCTCCTACCAGCGCCGCATCGACGAGAAATGGAGCGCGCTGGGCGGCCTGCGCGCCGAGTACAACGAGCTCGATCTTGACCAGGTGACCACCCGCATCCAGGCCACCAACCATTCCTTCGACCTGATCCCGAGCGCCTTCGTCACCTACGGCCTGTCGGACGACACCACGATCCGCCTCAGCTACGCGCACCGCATCCGCCGCCCCAACGCGGGCGAGCTGAACCCGTTCGTGATCTACCGCGACGAACTGAACCTCGCCTCCGGCAACCCGCGCCTGAAGCCGAGCGACACCGACTCGCTCGAACTCGGCGTCGAGACCAAACTCGGCAAGGTTGACACCAATGTGCGCCTGTACGCGCGCCGCGACACCGACCTGATCCAGGAACGGCGGGTGCTGCTGGCCAACGACGTGGTCCTGAGCACGCGCGAGAACGCGGGCAGCAACCGCTCGGGCGGCATCGAGTTCAATTTCAGCGGCAAGGCCACCGAGAAGCTGAGCCTCAACCTGAACGGCAACATCGGCTATGCCGAGCAGACCGCGCTCGGCGTGGCCAGCGGCGGCGACGACAAGCGCAGCGCCACCACCGTGTCGGCGCGCGGGCGCATCAGCTACCAGCTGGACAAGGACAACAGCTTCCAGGTGATCCTCAACGCCCAGGGCAAGCAACTGCTCGGCGAGGGCTACCGCAAGCCGGTGCGCAGCGCCGACTTCACCTACCGCCGCAACCTGACCCCGGCCATGAGCCTGGTGCTCAACG of Massilia sp. KIM contains these proteins:
- a CDS encoding 3-methyl-2-oxobutanoate dehydrogenase (2-methylpropanoyl-transferring) subunit alpha, which translates into the protein MSQSQPLSLHVPEPTGRPGCKTDFSYLQVSPAGSVRRPPVDVAPLDTSDIASSLIRVLDENGDAVGPWAEEPDRELLRFGLRTMMKTRIFDARMVIAQRQKKMSFYMTSLGEEAIGTAHALALQDGDMNFPTYRQQSLLMAREVPMVEMICQLLSNERDPLKGRQLPVMYSVRRAGFFTISGNLATQYPQAVGWAMASAIKGDTKIASAWIGDGATAESDFSTALTFAHVYRAPVILNVVNNQWAISTFQAIAGGESVTFATRGIGSGIASLRVDGNDFLAVLAASRWAAERARSNLGPALIEWVTYRAGPHSTSDDPSRYRPADDYSRFPLGDPIARLRQHLTRLGWWSDQEHEAVQAELEAEVLAAQKEAEQFGVLGDERAPSAATMFEDVYKDMPEHLRRQRQELGV
- a CDS encoding DMT family transporter, whose protein sequence is MKNQLVYGKLVLVTLFWGGTFIAGRIVAHALPPMTAAALRFALAAALLLAVAWKMEGGLPRLSAKQVGATAALGLTGIFLYNLCFFGALGSMPAGRAALFIALNPIVTALAAAVLLRERLHALKWAGIALAFVGAAIVITRGDPLAALHDLGQSLGKGELLMLCAISSWAAYTLVGRAALKGLSPIAATTYAALWGLLFLLIGAAPDLLRQDWSLIGWQVWTSIAYLGAFGTVLGFIWYYEGVKAIGASRTAVFNNLVPVFGISLAALLLGEQVLASMVAGGVLVAAGVTLTNR
- a CDS encoding LysR family transcriptional regulator, coding for MTFTQLEIFVMVAEMRGFTLAALRLGISQSAVSHAIRSLEQELSVQLVERQQAGVEVTELGRRLLVRAREILGLQEAMRQDAAVARGLNQGLIRIGSFGPTSSLKLLPAILRAYRARYPGIEVQIDEGPDAAVIQWVADRRVDVGFAVLPDERFDAVPLVEDQLMALLHRDHPLAAKRAVTLQELAQDPFIMPEQGCSALVEPLFAQAGLSPRVRYRMSQMVTVLGLVDVGDGITVMPELALPDAMDETHPRIVARPLRPMVKRRVGLVFRSLAQAAPAVQAFAEIARLAARDIGRREPPQQAAA
- a CDS encoding amino acid permease, with product MQDAQNELKRGLKNRHIQLIALGGAIGTGLFLGVASTVKMAGPAVLLGYAIAGAVAFLIIRQLAEMIVDEPVAGSISHFADKYCGRMAGFVSGWNYWVMYILVSLAELSALGIYMQYWFPELPTWVTALGFFVLVNAVNLMNVKAFGEMEFWFALIKVVAVVGMIVFGIWLLASGGAGPEAGVANLWRHGGFFPNGLTGLAMSMAIIMFSFGGLEFIGLTAAEADDPSRTIPRATNNALYRILIFYIGALAVLLSLYPWQKVIEGGSPFVLIFKELDSGVVAHALNFVVLTAALSVYNGCVYANSRMLFGLAQQGNAPRALLLVSKRGVPLAALAVSAAATLVAIAVMYFLPGEALGMMMMLAVAALVINWAMISWGHLRFRRQKDREGHKTVFPSPFYPLSNYLCLAFVAALLIAMLLTGFELAVYLIPVWLGALCLGYLVRERRVRAAAAV
- a CDS encoding glycerate kinase, whose translation is MSSQSASSLLRAMFDAAIGAALPQRCIQAHLPPPPRGRTLVLGAGKAAASMAQALESHWPGPLEGLVVTRYGYKVPTRSVEVVEAAHPVPDAAGLAAAQRMLALTKGLNEDDLVICLISGGGSALLPLPAPGVTIADKQSINKALLASGATISEMNCVRRHLSAIKGGRLAAACHPARVVTLLISDVPGDDPIDIASGPTVADPSTCADALEVVRRYGIVLPEAARRLLESGEGESVKPGDPRLARAEAHLIATPQMALEAAARVGEAAGVAVHILGDSLEGEARSAGSLLGGIARQVAERGQPFRPPCILLSGGETTVTVRGKGRGGRNVEFLLALALALRGHPKVHALAGDTDGVDGIEEIAGALVRPDTLARAWAMGVNPARRLDENDGHGFFEALGDSVVTGPTLTNVNDFRAIYIA
- the fusA gene encoding elongation factor G, translated to MSRKTPIERYRNIGISAHIDAGKTTTTERILFYTGVNHKIGEVHNGAATMDWMEQEQERGITITSAATTAFWKGMGSNFPEHRINIIDTPGHVDFTIEVERSMRVLDGAVMVYDSVGGVQPQSETVWRQANKYKVPRIAFVNKMDRVGADFFRVQQQIRDRLKGNAVPIQIPLGAEDHFEGVIDLVKMRAIRWDDASQGVKFEYEDIPGELKELAAKWHETMVEAAAEATPELTEKYLNGETLSEDEIKAALRARTIRNEIVPMLAGSAFKNKGVQAMLDAVIEYLPSPVDVPAIAGHDEDDREIERHPSDEEPFSALAFKIMTDPFVGQLTFFRVYSGVVNSGDTVYNPTKGQKERLGRILQMHANERKEIKEVFAGDIAAAVGLKAVTTGDTLSDPDNVIVLEKMAFPEPVISQAVEPKTKADQEKMGIALNRLAQEDPSFRVHTDEESGQTIMSGMGELHLEILVDRMKREFGVEATVGKPQVAYRETIRNTVENIEGKFVKQSGGKGQYGHVVLKLEPMEPGKGYEFVDAIKGGVVPREYIPAVDKGIQETLQAGVLAGYPVVDVRATLTFGSYHDVDSNENAFRMAASMAFKDGMRKAAPELLEPMMQVEVETPEEFTGNVMGDLSTRRGMVQGMDEIPGGGGKLVKALVPLAEMFGYSTTLRSLTQGRATYTMEFKQYSAVPKHVLDQIATSRTSR
- a CDS encoding TonB-dependent receptor domain-containing protein — protein: MYTSRRPASSLLPSLRVSCLCLSALGGVLLAAGPAAAWQTQEAQPGTGQPARVGTAPAAATPTATTPTAGQPAAAPPATANPPVSSTVEVTAARQSNRIDRQSYDVKADPASTNDSVADTLNKVPSVAVDADGNVSLRGRNNVQILVDGKPSAMMQGDNRAAALQALPAGDLESVEVINNPGAQFGNEGGGGPIINLVMRRERRPGGFGALNANAGTKGRYNASAFGSYTAGRVSWQGSMYGRHDRRESSGETVRERIDPVTRAAAGSVQNISGETVNDIGGFNGSVTYNLGEKDVLGASLGYNAVNGDGDNAEYYRGTRADGSVDSEYLRTTERDNRNRNYNASLRLDHKGEAPGELLKLDLRLSGTDADSDARYASRYTVRPANAQNPFNRQEGVNDTRVIDFTGDYERPVENGIVKLGYKLARTRSVGDNLFIDIDPVTGVERVNSNRTNRFELDDTTYAVYGSYQRRIDEKWSALGGLRAEYNELDLDQVTTRIQATNHSFDLIPSAFVTYGLSDDTTIRLSYAHRIRRPNAGELNPFVIYRDELNLASGNPRLKPSDTDSLELGVETKLGKVDTNVRLYARRDTDLIQERRVLLANDVVLSTRENAGSNRSGGIEFNFSGKATEKLSLNLNGNIGYAEQTALGVASGGDDKRSATTVSARGRISYQLDKDNSFQVILNAQGKQLLGEGYRKPVRSADFTYRRNLTPAMSLVLNVNDVFDSQKIETVTDTERLREYSLRRNGGRALFVGLSYRFGSFAGNGQRPPGPGGPGMRMGPRGPGPM